The following nucleotide sequence is from Phycisphaera sp..
GCGATGGCCGCCTTGAATCGCTCATCGAGGATGGCAACCGGGTCGAGCTGGGTATTGGTCGGGCTCTGCGTCTCGTTCATCGGCCCATCGTACGGGCCCTACGGCTCGCGCGCCCACGCCCCGAGCTGCCGCCGAAGCTCATCGGCGTACCGCAGCGTCGACGTCGAGGCCATCAACACCTCGTCATCGCGAAACACCGCCACACGCCCGGCCTCAATCGCCGGCACCGGCAACTCCGCCAGCGGGCCGAGCAGTTCCTGCCAATCGCCAACCTTCCCCGGGGCCAGCACCACGACCGCATCGGGCGCCAGCGTCAGCACGTCCTCGGCGTCCAGCGGCATGTACGGCCGCCCCACGTCGAGCGCCGAAGCCCCGCCGATGGCCACCAGCACCTCGTGATGCACCGACCCCGGCCCGAGCGCCGCAGCGGGCTCGCCGGGCATCAGCAGCAGCACCCGCCCCGCATCCGCCAACGCATCATCGGCCTCCAGGGCGCTCGCGAACCGGACCGAAGGCAACTCACCGGCATCGATCTCACTCGACACCAACCCATGCACGCCATCGGCCAGCTCGATGAGCTGCTCCAGGGTCGTCAACTCGAACGCCCGCACCTCGAATCCAACATCCTCGGCGAGCCCGGCCAACCCCGCCGGCGGCGCCGACGCCCCGGTCTCGACGTACACGTGCGTCGCGCCCGTGGCCGACAATTGCTCCAGGTCGATGCCCGCCGCGTCCCCCACCACCGGCAGCGATGGGTCGAGCGCCACGTCATACCCCGATCGTCCGACCGCGAGACCCTCGGCCCCGAAGTCTCGCAGCATGATGCCCACCGCCGGGCTGGTCGTGGCGATGCGCACACCTTCCGAAGGCGGCGGAGAATGCTGCTCACCACAGGCACCGATCAGCACTAGCATTGCGAGCGCAATCCACCTCACGCCAGCACCCCCGTCGCCTCACGCACTTGGGTATCGAGTTCGCGCAGCGACCCAGCCGAATGCAACGCGAACGGCCACGTGCGATCGAGCACGCTCTCCATGTCGGTCAGCCGTTCACGCTCGAGTTCGGCTTCATCACGCATTCGTTTCAGTCCATCGGCTCCCGCGTTCCGAGCATCGCCAAGCAGCTCACGCATCTCGGCGAACAACCGCCGCCGCTCGACCGACGCGTACGGCGCCTCACGCATCGCCTCGACGAGCCTGTCCCGCTCGCGCTGCCGCCCGTCTTGCCCGAGCATTGCCGGATGGTGTCGCGCGTGATGCACACGCCACGCCGCGTGCGCCGCCCGCTCGGGGTCGGGCAGCGGTCCCTCGCGCAATGGAAGCCATAGTGTTGCCGTCGCCACCACGCCGGGTGCCAGGTCGGCCCGCCCCATCCAGGCTTCGAGCCATCGCCGCGTCACGTCGTCGTACGCCTCGCCGCCCACGCCCATCACCCACGCATCACACAAGAGTGTGCGCACAAAACCCGTCATCGCCAGCGCCCGCGGCGCGACCTGCCCCTCGGGCTGGGCATCGCCATACACCGCCGCCCGCGGCCGTTCGGGCGTCAGGCTCCAGAGCGGCAGCTCCCATCGCGGCCCCATCTCGAGATCGCGAACGTGCGCATCGGGTAGGGCCTGCGCGGCCCCGTTGTACGCCAGCACGCAGTTGCGGGCCTCGCGCCGCATGCGATCGGCCCACATGCCAAAGGCCGCACCGCGCGACATCGTGCTGGCCATCAAGACATGATCGACGCGGATCCCCAGAACGTCGCGCACGATGTCGAGGGCCGCGAGCGTGTACTGCCGCGCCAGCGACGCCTCGCCCTGGCGTCCGATCAACGCTTCGCGAGTGCGTCCGAGCCCATCACGCGCCGCCTCGTGCGGCCACTCCGTCCGCGCCTCACGTGGCACAACGCCCGGCTCGATCGCCAGCCGCGAGCCCGTGGGCGTGCCCGGCCTGACAAACGCGCCCGCGTCGACAAGCCACTCGCGCCGCTTCAGCCGCCCCTCGTGCGTCCGCGCGGGATACGCCACCATCGTCGGCTCGTTGGCGTCCTGGTCGGGCGTCAACCACACGAGCGCCGCGTCGTGACGCTTGGCGATCTCCGCCGCCGCGACCAGCTTCGCCAGGATGCCCGCGTGCCACACCTCGGCCTGGTGCCCAACCATCACGATGGGCTTGTCTGTCGGCAGCCCGAGCTCCGCACGTGCCGCCGCCTTGGCCGGCGCGGGCGCGTGCAAGGTTCCGATCGATGCATCGCCCTCGGCACGCACCGCGACGGACTCCAGCAAAGAGTCCATCACGCAGGACATCGCCGCGGCAGCCTGTTGGCGCAGCACGCCAGCTCGCGAGCCAGCACCTCGCGGTAGTGCGTCAGCCGGTGCGTGTGGTCGTCCAGCGGCCCGCCGAACGAGCGCGTTGCGTCGTTATAGATCAACCGTACCGGGATCTCATCGATGCGAAGCCCCGCCGCAATAGACTGCACCCAGAACTGCATCGGGAAGGCATAGCCGTCGACATCGAGGCACAGCTTCTCCACCGCCGACACGCGATACGCCTTGAACCCGCAGAACGAGTCGGTGAGATCCAACCCTAATCGCGAATTGAGCTCGTCGGTGATGACGCCGTTGATGCGCCGCCGCTCTTCGGGTGGTGCGTCGTTCTCGGGATGCACGTCAAGATACCGAGAGCCGCTGATGACGTCCAGGTCGTCGCGTTCGATGGCAGCCATGAAGTCGGGGATCGACGCGGGCTCGTGCTGCTCGTCGCAATCCATCGTGATCACCCAGTCGAACTTGTCGACCGCCGCCCACCGGAACGCGTCCATCAGCGAACGCCCATACCCGCGGTTGTGCGCGTGGCGGATGACCTCCACCGGGAACTTCGCCAGCAGCGAGGGCGTCGCGTCGGTCGACCCGTCGTCGAGCACCAGCACGTTGGGCAGATACTCCGACA
It contains:
- a CDS encoding glycosyltransferase family 2 protein, whose amino-acid sequence is MTRTLLAIPVYNEEKYVERVLGRVSEYLPNVLVLDDGSTDATPSLLAKFPVEVIRHAHNRGYGRSLMDAFRWAAVDKFDWVITMDCDEQHEPASIPDFMAAIERDDLDVISGSRYLDVHPENDAPPEERRRINGVITDELNSRLGLDLTDSFCGFKAYRVSAVEKLCLDVDGYAFPMQFWVQSIAAGLRIDEIPVRLIYNDATRSFGGPLDDHTHRLTHYREVLARELACCANRLPRRCPA